The following are encoded together in the Zingiber officinale cultivar Zhangliang chromosome 8A, Zo_v1.1, whole genome shotgun sequence genome:
- the LOC122010945 gene encoding ribosome biogenesis protein NSA2 homolog: MFPQGDYIELHQKRHGYLLDHFKRKRKKEARVVHERSAYAKKVLGIKGKMFAKKRYAEKALMKKTIAMHEESSSRRKVDDKVHDGVLPAYLLDRDTTTRAKVLSNTIKQKRKEKAGKWEVPLPKVRPVAEVEMFRVIRSGKRKSI, translated from the exons atgttc CCACAAGGGGATTACATCGAGCTTCACCAGAAGCGCCATGGCTACCTGCTGGATCACTTCAAGCGGAAGCGGAAGAAGGAAGCTCGAGTGGTCCACGAGCGGTCTGCTTACGCCAAAAAG GTTCTAGGAATTAAGGGAAAGATGTTTGCTAAGAAGCGTTATGCAGAAAAGGCTTTGATGAAGAAGAC GATTGCCATGCATGAGGAATCATCAAGTAGACGCAAAGTGGATGATAAGGTTCATGATGGAGTTCTTCCTGCATATCTTTTGGATCGTGATACAACAACGAGAGCAAAG GTCCTTAGCAACACTATTAAACAaaagaggaaggagaaggctGGCAAATGGGAGGTTCCTTTACCTAAG GTCAGACCTGTTGCTGAGGTAGAAATGTTCCGAGTTATTCGATCTGGGAAGCGCAAAAGTATCTGA